The genomic window CCAAGCTTCACGAACCGGTAGATCTGCGACACGGCTCGGGCGATCAGCGCAACGCCGACCACGGTCAGGACCAGCGACACGATGATCGCGGCGAGTTGCATTTCGGGGCTCCTCGGGCCTGCGAGGGTTTCCTCCAGGGTGCCGCTCGCGGGGCGCCCGGGAGATCATTACTAAGCGGTAACTTATGCAGTCCGTCTGAGACTACCCAGTTCTTCTGCCGCACTGTAGCCAGGGGAGCGGTGATCTGCGTCGCTGAGGGTTGCCTGAGTGCCGCCTCGGGGGGCCGTCAGAGGAGGGGCTTGAGGACCAGTTCGCAGACGGGGTGGGTGCGGGCTTCCCAGGCGCGTTGGCGGGCCATTCCGCGGACTGCCGCCGCCGAGCAGGCGACGACCAGGAGTACGGCGACGGCTGTCGCGGCGAGGTGTCCCCAGGGCTGCGCCACCGCGACGTAGGAGTAGACGCAGATGGCGGGCAGCAGGCCCGCGCTGCCGAGAGCGAGGAACTGGGTCAAGCCGCGTTCCATGAACACGAGCGGCGCGCTGAACAGGACGGTGAGCAGCGCGCCGCTGTCGGTGAGGATGCCCATCGTGAGGGGGAGCAGCCAGCCCACGCCGATCTGGACGAGGGCCGCCACCGCGAGCCACTGAGGGCCCCACGGCTGGTCTCCCGTGGCCGCCGTCCACGCCCGCCACACCGCGCCGCCCGTGAGTGCGAAGCAGATGAACAGAATGAACCGATAGTGCGGGCTCCTGCTGAAGTCGGCGTTCCGGCGTTCGGCCTCCGACGACGGTACGTTCCAGCTCTGGGGCCCCGCGAACCCGTTCTGCTTGAGGAGCGCCACGGCGACCCGCATCCGGAGCCAGTCGGGAAGCAGTGACACGAGCTCCATCCGACGCGGGGCGAGCCCGGCCCTCGCCAGTGCCCCGACAGCCTCCTGGAGTACGAACGGGCTGTACGAGTCGAGTTCGGCCTCCAGGTATTGGGCCAGCGTCTGCGTGGAGACGTTCCCGGTGCTCGACACGGCCCCCAACGGGCCGGGAAGCTGAAGGAGCTGGCGGTGTCGCAGCCAGTCGGCCAGCTCGTTCCCGACACTCACTTCGTCGAGCAGAACGCCCTTACCGATCCTGCCGGGCCCGTCGATGACGGCCAGTGCGGCGATGATCCGTGGGTCGGGCGTCGGTTCGGCCCACTGCTCGGGTTCCGTCCCGCTGGTGATCGGGGTGGCGATGATCGAGGTGGCGATGATCGAGGTGATCCTGCCGCCGATGTGCAGCAGCGCGTCACCGTCTCCCCGCGCGAAGGGGCGCCAGACCCACTCCCACTCCGGGTGAGCGCCGTTCCGCCCCACCGGAGCCGTGCTCAGCTCGGCGGCGATCTCCGGGACGGTCAGCAGCTCGCCCAGGTGGACCGCGGACAGGCGCTGCACAGGCGAGACCGGATCGCTCCAGAGCATGTCGTTCAGCGCCAGCGCGGCCTTCGGGGTCCTGATACTCCACAGCGCCCGCACGGCCTCGGGATACCGAGCCACCCGCTCCTGGAACGCGGACACCGCGAGGTCCCCCATGGTCACCAGCGCGACCCAGGCCGGATTGTCCGGCTCCGCCAGGGCGGCCAGGGCTTCCGCGGCCCTCGGAAGGTTGGTGGCAGCCAGGGCGAAGGCCGCCGCACGCGCACGGCCCGGCTCCGGGTCCGCGCGCACCGTCTCGACGAGGAAGTCGAAGACCGCGCGCCCCCGCGTCCTCCGGTCACCCGCGACCAGCCCGAACGCGCTGATCACGGCTTCGTCGCGGACGTCGTTCTCACCCTGCAGCACCGCGCGGAAGTGCCCCAGGATCTCCTCCGCCGCCCCTTCCTCGATCGTGTGCGCGTCCGCGAGGCACTGGAAGGCGAGCACCGGGTCACGTGTGAACACCTCCCGCACCACCTCCGTACAGTCGCGCGACTCCACCCCGCACCACAGCCGTACGGTCTCCCGCCAGGCGGCGGGATCGGTGCGGTAGCGACGGAGCAGCCCGGCCGGGTTCGCGGCCAGGGCCACCGCCGCCAGGTACTCCTGGAGCGTCAGGTGCGCGAACTGGTACCGCTCCCCGTTGTCCACGGCCAGCAGCAGCCCGCTGCGGTGGACGATCTCGTTCAACACATCCTGGGCGATCGCGGGGTCGCGCTGGTGCTGCTCGACCACCACCCGCACGGTCTCCAGCACCCTCCCGTGCGGCAGCGCCAGCCGGTCGTGGACGCCCGACGGGATGTCCTGGGCGACCAGGGCCAGTTCCTGGAGGACCGCCTTCTTCAGGGGGAAGGGGTACTTGGACTGGCGGCGGCGGTCGATCAGCAGGTTGTCGATCACCTGCTTGTAGAACTCGGCGCGGGTGTGGGGCAGCACCTGGTCCGTGCCCGCGTACACGAAGTCGTAGAGGTACGCGATCATCGTCAGCAGCAGTGGGTTGCGGGCCAGGGCCATGATCTGCGGGGTGTCGCGGAGGGCGCCGAGGACCTGGTCGACCGTCCGGGCGGTCTCGGCGGCGGTGCCCGCGCGCCAGGGCCAGCCGTTCAGGAAGCGGCGGATGAGGTGCTCGTCGAAGTCCCGTACGCGCAGGGTCTGGCCGAACCGGTCCGCGAACCAGCCGTCGTAGACCGCGATACGGCAGGTCACGACCACCCGGCACGCCGAGTACTCCTCCGTGAACTGCTTGATCCGGTCCGCCGTCCGCGGCCGCAGCTCCGTGGAGACCTCGTCCAGACCGTCGAAGTACAGGGTCAGGTCACCGCGTTCCAGCGCCCGCCTCACCCATTTGTCGGCCCCGGGGAAGTCGTGCCGGCCGAAGTGCTCGACGATGTGCTGCGACAGGGGCAGTTCGGGGGCCTTGTTGAGCCGGTGGAGTTCCAGCAGGACCGGGATGTCGCGGGGCTCGCCGAGGTCGACCCGGCGGCGTCGCCGTCTCCGCCCGCCTCCGCCGGTGCGCTCCCCGTCCCCGTCCTCGACGCGGACCCGCTCCCGGGCCCACATCAGCACCTCGTGCCGCAGCAGCATCGTCTTGCCCGCGCCGGGCACCCCGAGCACCACACTGTGCCGCTCCGCCCGCAGGTCCGCGGCCAGCTCGCCCGGAGCGCCGTCCGCCCGCGCTCCCCGCAGCGGGACGTACACGGACTCCATCGGCAGCTTGAGGTCCTCGTCGACCTGGAAGGAGACGGCGAAGCGGCGGTGGCGGTCGTAGAGGGCGAGGGTGTACTTCGCGAGGGCCGTACGGCGTAACAGCGCGCTTCCGGCGAGGCGCGAGTACGCGAAGTCGAGCAGGAGCTTCGCCTTGCCACCCAGCCAGTCCTTGGCGGCGAGGGCGAGGATGCCGAGGAGAAAGCCTCCGACACCGATCGGCCAACTCGCGAGTACGTCCCCCATCGAGCCCTCCCCCTGAGCCCTGCCGTGTCCCGAGCCGCATCAGGCTCCCATGGGGACACTGTGCCCGGTGGGTCCTTCACGTACCCCGCACAGACACAGAGAACGATCGCAGTCTTTCCACTTCCAAAACGATCGTGTTATTCGTGAGAAATTGCGACAATAGCGCCTAACGTGGACCGGTGCTCTATGGAATCCTCGCCGCCGCCTCCGCCCTGTTGCTGACCGCCGTGCTCTCGGCGGCCGTCCGCGTGCCCGCGCTGCGGTTCGGGATCGTGGAGCGGCGACGGGGGCGCGGGGTGCCGATGCTCGGCGGCGTCGCGGTCATGGCCGGAGTGGGGGCCGTGGCGTGGGCGGGTGAGTGGAGCGGGGTCGCTCCGCTGGGGCGTGAGGCCGGATGGCTGGTCGTCGTCGGGGCCGGGCTCGGGGTGCTCGGTCTGGTCGGCGATGTGGTGCGGCTTCCTGTGGCGGTGCGGACGGCCGGGGTCGTGGTCGCCGCCGCGCTGGTCGTGCCGTACGGCGAACTGGGCGTGCCGGGCGGGGTGTTGGGGGTCGTCTGGATCGTCTTTGTGGTGCACGGGTTCAAGGGGCTGCGGCGTTCCGACGGGGTGCTCGGGGTGGTCGGCGCCGTCACCGCGTTCGCGTTGAGCGGGTGTGCGGCGGCCGAGGTCATGGACGGTCTGGCGACCCTGTTCAGCGTGCTGGCGGCCGCGCTCACCGGGTTCCTGATGCACAACTGGCCGCCCGCGCGGGTCGTGCTCGGCACCTGCGGAGCCCTCTTCGTGGGGTTCCTGCTCGCGGGTGGGGTGCTGCATGTGTACGCCGTCGGGCACGAGGCGGGCGTCGGGGCGCCCTTCGCCCTCACGGCCGTGGCGACCGCCGACGCCGTACTCGTCCTCGTCTCGCGGAAGCGGGCGGGTCGGGGCCTGTGGCGCGGTGGACCCGACCATCTCGCGCACCGATTGCGGCGGCTCGGCCTCACGCCGCCGGGGGTGGCGATCGTGCTGGGGGCCGCGACAGCGGGTGCCGCCGGTGTCGGCCTCGGTATCCACATGCTGTGGACGGAACCGCGTACGGCATGGTGGGTGGCGGGGGCCGCGGGGGTGGTCGTACTCGGGTCGCTCCTCGTACCGCTCGGCGCGGCCCGACCGGCCGCGGTGCCCACCGGCGTCCGGCCTCTCTCCGTCGCCGCCCGGCCCGTCCCGACCGGCGTCCACCGCGCCCCGACCGGCGTCCACCGCGTCCCCGCCGCCGTTCGCCGAGTCCCCGCCGCCGTGGCCCGTCCCCGGCCCCGTCCTCGCCCTCGGCCCGTTCCCGGAGGGCGGGTGGGGTAGGGGCACGTTGGGGGACGTGGTGAGGGGGTGGGTGAGGGGGCGCGGTGAGCCGTCGGACCGGTCGGCGGGGTCGGCGGGGTCGGAAGACAACCCTCACGCAAGGGTCCCGCCGCCCCTCGCCCCTCCCGTATCCGCAGGTCAGACCTGCCTTGCGCATAAGGAAAACATAAGAGTTGAGCCCCCTCGACTCAGCTCTGTTGACCCGGCGGTGGGCGTCATGCACACTTGAGTCCGTTCCACTCAAGTCATTGTTGGAGGAATTGAAATGGCACGTGCGGTCGGCATCGACCTGGGCACGACTAACTCCGTCGTCAGCGTTCTTGAAGGCGGCGAGCCCACCGTCATCACCAACGCAGAGGGCGCCAGGACCACGCCGTCCGTCGTCGCCTTCGCCAAGAACGGTGAGGTGCTCGTCGGAGAGGTCGCGAAGCGTCAGGCGGTCACGAACGTGGACCGGACGATTCGGTCCGTGAAGCGGCACATGGGCACGGACTGGAAGATCGAGCTCGACGGGAAGCACTTCAACCCGCAGCAGATGAGCGCCTTCATCCTGCAGAAGCTGAAGCGCGACGCCGAGGCCTACCTGGGCGAGAAGGTCGCGGACGCGGTCATCACCGTCCCGGCGTACTTCAACGACTCCGAGCGGCAGGCCACCAAGGAGGCCGGTGAGATCGCGGGCCTCAACGTCCTGCGCATCGTCAACGAGCCCACCGCCGCCGCCCTCGCCTACGGTCTCGACAAGGACGACCAGACGATCCTCGTCTTCGACC from Streptomyces sp. DSM 40750 includes these protein-coding regions:
- a CDS encoding NACHT domain-containing protein, whose translation is MGDVLASWPIGVGGFLLGILALAAKDWLGGKAKLLLDFAYSRLAGSALLRRTALAKYTLALYDRHRRFAVSFQVDEDLKLPMESVYVPLRGARADGAPGELAADLRAERHSVVLGVPGAGKTMLLRHEVLMWARERVRVEDGDGERTGGGGRRRRRRRVDLGEPRDIPVLLELHRLNKAPELPLSQHIVEHFGRHDFPGADKWVRRALERGDLTLYFDGLDEVSTELRPRTADRIKQFTEEYSACRVVVTCRIAVYDGWFADRFGQTLRVRDFDEHLIRRFLNGWPWRAGTAAETARTVDQVLGALRDTPQIMALARNPLLLTMIAYLYDFVYAGTDQVLPHTRAEFYKQVIDNLLIDRRRQSKYPFPLKKAVLQELALVAQDIPSGVHDRLALPHGRVLETVRVVVEQHQRDPAIAQDVLNEIVHRSGLLLAVDNGERYQFAHLTLQEYLAAVALAANPAGLLRRYRTDPAAWRETVRLWCGVESRDCTEVVREVFTRDPVLAFQCLADAHTIEEGAAEEILGHFRAVLQGENDVRDEAVISAFGLVAGDRRTRGRAVFDFLVETVRADPEPGRARAAAFALAATNLPRAAEALAALAEPDNPAWVALVTMGDLAVSAFQERVARYPEAVRALWSIRTPKAALALNDMLWSDPVSPVQRLSAVHLGELLTVPEIAAELSTAPVGRNGAHPEWEWVWRPFARGDGDALLHIGGRITSIIATSIIATPITSGTEPEQWAEPTPDPRIIAALAVIDGPGRIGKGVLLDEVSVGNELADWLRHRQLLQLPGPLGAVSSTGNVSTQTLAQYLEAELDSYSPFVLQEAVGALARAGLAPRRMELVSLLPDWLRMRVAVALLKQNGFAGPQSWNVPSSEAERRNADFSRSPHYRFILFICFALTGGAVWRAWTAATGDQPWGPQWLAVAALVQIGVGWLLPLTMGILTDSGALLTVLFSAPLVFMERGLTQFLALGSAGLLPAICVYSYVAVAQPWGHLAATAVAVLLVVACSAAAVRGMARQRAWEARTHPVCELVLKPLL
- a CDS encoding MraY family glycosyltransferase — protein: MLYGILAAASALLLTAVLSAAVRVPALRFGIVERRRGRGVPMLGGVAVMAGVGAVAWAGEWSGVAPLGREAGWLVVVGAGLGVLGLVGDVVRLPVAVRTAGVVVAAALVVPYGELGVPGGVLGVVWIVFVVHGFKGLRRSDGVLGVVGAVTAFALSGCAAAEVMDGLATLFSVLAAALTGFLMHNWPPARVVLGTCGALFVGFLLAGGVLHVYAVGHEAGVGAPFALTAVATADAVLVLVSRKRAGRGLWRGGPDHLAHRLRRLGLTPPGVAIVLGAATAGAAGVGLGIHMLWTEPRTAWWVAGAAGVVVLGSLLVPLGAARPAAVPTGVRPLSVAARPVPTGVHRAPTGVHRVPAAVRRVPAAVARPRPRPRPRPVPGGRVG